In the bacterium genome, TTTGTTTTCTCTTGCTGGCAACTACCAAACTTCCGGATGCCACTGTGCCGAAATGGATTCCCGGACGATGTGCTCGCATGGCACTTCGAGCTGAGCGAACTTGCAGTCTGTTTTTGGATTTGACAGCCTTCGCTTTTTGTGAGGCGCTTTCCTGGGCCGAATGTTGCCATTCAGCAAAGATTTGACCGTCCAGTCGAAGAGCTTCCATTTGGCGTATTAGTACAGTGCTACAAGGATAGTCTTGAGGCCGATATTGAATTCGTTTCGAGTTTACTTTGCAGCATTCATCTCATCCAAAGAGACGCCCTGATTAAATAAGTGCTCGGCGAGTTTGCGATCGTACAGCCTACAGCTACTATTGGCGAAGGCGAGGTGCATGTAGCAACTGCTTGTTGCACAGTTGAATGCCCCGCCGGCCGCAGACGCGCGTAGCTACTCTCCATTTGATGGGCGACGAGACAGTAGTGCCTCCCAAAGCTTGTTTGCTCTCCCTGGACCTCTCATGCGTCTTTCGTATGGGATGACTACATACATGGTATCGGCAGCTTCTTCAACGACTTTGATGTGTTGGATACTTTTAGGTATTTCGAAGCCCGTTTGTTCCAGGATTTGGCGCGGACGTGATAGAAATTCCTGTTTAAAGTTCATGTCCGTCCTGATACGTTTCAGCAGCTTTGCTGCCCGCTCTTCAAAGGTCGATTTTTCCGTCATAATGATCTCCGATTACTCTTGCGGAAGTATACCATTTCGTTCTACCATTCGGTACAGTGATGCCTTAAGGCCAAGGCTATTCATTGAATGGGAAAGCTGGTGATCGCAATATGAGCAAATTTCGTGTTGCTCTGATTACGATGCCGTTTTTTCCTGTCACACATCCATCAATTCAGATCGGTCTGCTGCATGCCCATGCTCAACGAGCTGGTTTTCCGGTGGATTCATTTCACTTAAATCTAGATCTGGCCGCCCGG is a window encoding:
- a CDS encoding NHLP leader peptide family RiPP precursor, encoding MTEKSTFEERAAKLLKRIRTDMNFKQEFLSRPRQILEQTGFEIPKSIQHIKVVEEAADTMYVVIPYERRMRGPGRANKLWEALLSRRPSNGE